Proteins encoded in a region of the Novibacillus thermophilus genome:
- a CDS encoding glycoside hydrolase family 43 protein — translation MLKNQDIQIRDPFVLPDNREGKYYLYGSTDTNVWGKGTGFSVYVGTDLKHWQGPFPVFSPDRDFYSEENFWAPEVHPFRGKYYMFASFLRKDNKRRGTGILVADSPMGPFEPHSEGPVTPKDWDALDGTFFVDPQEQPWMIFCREWVQVGDGEICAVRLSQNLKETLEKPRRLFRASEAPWTTPFYHPTKRSAQANYVTDGPFLFVSSSKKLMMLWSSFVNDKYALGVSHSLTGDVTGPWTHESSPLFKEDGGHGMLFKTFEGSLKLTLHCPNQTPMERPLFINVEEENGKIKRLDEQ, via the coding sequence ATGCTCAAAAATCAAGACATTCAGATCCGTGATCCCTTTGTCCTTCCGGATAACAGGGAAGGCAAGTACTATTTGTACGGAAGCACTGATACGAACGTTTGGGGAAAGGGAACGGGATTTAGTGTCTATGTCGGAACCGATCTAAAACATTGGCAAGGGCCTTTTCCAGTCTTCTCCCCAGACCGTGATTTTTATTCTGAAGAAAATTTTTGGGCTCCGGAAGTTCATCCGTTCCGCGGAAAGTATTATATGTTTGCCTCCTTTTTGCGAAAAGACAATAAAAGGAGAGGAACGGGGATACTGGTTGCAGACAGCCCGATGGGACCTTTTGAGCCACACAGTGAAGGGCCTGTGACTCCGAAAGACTGGGATGCTTTGGATGGAACGTTTTTTGTCGATCCACAAGAACAGCCTTGGATGATTTTTTGCCGTGAATGGGTACAAGTAGGGGACGGAGAGATTTGTGCCGTGAGATTGAGTCAAAACTTGAAAGAGACGTTAGAAAAGCCCCGGCGCCTTTTTCGCGCTTCGGAGGCTCCTTGGACGACCCCTTTCTATCATCCCACGAAAAGATCGGCCCAAGCGAATTACGTCACAGACGGTCCGTTTCTTTTTGTGTCTTCCAGCAAAAAGTTAATGATGTTGTGGTCCAGTTTCGTGAATGATAAGTACGCTTTGGGGGTTTCCCATTCTCTGACAGGTGACGTAACGGGTCCGTGGACACACGAGTCGTCCCCTCTTTTTAAAGAGGATGGAGGACACGGCATGTTATTTAAAACATTTGAAGGAAGTCTCAAACTAACCTTACATTGTCCAAACCAGACACCGATGGAACGGCCGCTTTTTATAAACGTAGAAGAAGAAAATGGAAAGATAAAACGGTTAGACGAACAATAA